The genome window TAGACATGTAAATCGTAGTTAAAGTGATtacactgattttatttattttttttaaaagctatgCATGTTTAGACTTCATTAAGACAATCATTAAGCAATAGGCTACAGGAGCAGAGTGCTCCAGAAGAAAATGAGAATTTTATACAGTGATCGAAGAACACTTTAGTTGTTTTACCAGGTACTCAGTGTCCTTACAGCATAATCACCAGCCTTAAGTCTTACAGCTGTCCCTGAGATGACCACAACGTAATAATGAACAATCCTATACACTTAgatcatttacacacattctGCACATCCGTTTTGCacttgtgagggaaattattcatttttactttgtaataattttgttctttttcatgttcatgtgaggataacgcctaagaaggccacgtcatgtcactgagatcagtacagaatgtttatctgcttacagagagagacacaaacatgttcttctgttcaaggttcatctGAACATCTTCTAAgaccctaaaacctaaaacaaagcctgctTGAAACTGCCTCAAAGTGCTCTTATCGGTACCcggaagtgtgtcatgctctgcatttcatatatatagtagtggttcagcacaagcacttcagagcgctctcgttattctatcctgtattaaacatctttctgtaataaaccatTTTACCTTCAGAGAACGAGTCTGCGAgggttgtctaatttccacggcAATTTGGCGTCTCCTGGCCGGGCTGCGCGGGTCTTTCAGGTTTTCTGGACGAGTAAACCGGAGGACGCTCGTGGACAAGTTTCACCCTGAAGACCGTGTTGACGCGCAGGcggtttgttgtttgttgtttgttgtttgctgTGCAGAGCGTAAGACCGATGCAGCCTCAACACTGACTGGTAGAAATCATCAataatttagaattagaattagaacaTTGAACATTGAGAGAGAAGTGTTACatggagcgatttcttataagaagttccaggaacttcgccTGTGTGACGGTAGAGATATCGGTGTTTCTTGggtcacagcttcaaaactaagatttATACCGACGGGTATGAGTATACAGTTAGAACAACAGAAATTTGGAAGCAAAGAAGAGAGATATtcctaaaagtaaaataaataaataaacaaataaataaataaacagcgtttttggctgactggaaggcatttgctgaatggcagagcgaggcacataaaagagagagaaaccgCCAGGCCCTCGTGGTGTTTCTCAGTGTGCTGAACTGAACCTCCGTGTTTTTACgcactgctttttatttatttatttttgctcgaAATCCTGACTCGGGCTCGTTATTGTATACACTTGTCTCCATGAGGCGCACGTGCATGACTCTGTGCTAATAATTTGTGAATTAATTACACAGCAAGCATCATAATCACGCGTATATGCATGAGGTTTGAGTATAACTGAAATCTGGGGATGAAATTAATAgactaaaaaaattttttttaaatgcattgcTCCGAAAACACGGCGTGTAACAAGACAGGACGGACAAATTCCCAAATTCTTCCCAAATTCTTCCCAAATGACAGGTTCAAAGTTttagtaataaaaatgaatagcaCACTAATTAAGTAATCATTCGAATCATTAGGTTTAcataagaaatatatttatatttataggaTATGCGCGTGCGTCTTGGACATGTTACAGCCCCAAGACCAAatcaaaagaataataataataataataataaagattttaCAGATCTTTAAAACGgacatttattaaatgattGAATATGAATTAGCCATAGaacgaacattttattatttttactgaagtgtatagattAATTGCTGCACTCGCAGACGCGttcaaaagaaagaaggaaagaaaagacaCATTTGCGGATTTTGAAACACTGAATATTGTTTAATGCAACAATTCCGCCGGCTCACACTTGTTCTTCCAAGATGATCTGAGGTCATAGAagatttaaactaaaaaaatgtttgtgcgTTTCGCTCTGGGGCTAAAGTTTCAGACACAAAAactccaaaaaataaaataaataaataaagtttcagaAAGTTTTGCACCTTCGGAACAGAGGGTTTATAGGAGTATATACGGgttgtgctggaaaataatccaacaaTCAGACTAATGGGATTTTCTGCTTTTAGTCTACTCCACtgctgcctttctctctctctctctctctctctctctctctctctctctctctctctccttcccatCGCAGGAGATAggttatccaaagcgcttttattcttttaaaaatcttttatttcttctttttttaacaccATCCCCCACTTTAATGGTTCGTAGACAGAaactgtgtgattttttttttttaaacacacaaaacacaccgaGCTCAGTGTTTGGGAGATTAAAACAGCAGCAGACGAGCTGAAACGCGCTTTGGAAAGGGCGCGCGGTGCGGCGAGCACAATAAACCCCCGTTGTTTAACCCCGGTGTGAAAATATggctggagaaaaacaaacagccgATTGTTGTATGAAATGTATTCAAGTATAAAATAATGCCCTTTGTCGGACACGAACTTGGGCAACatggggacaaaaaaaaaaaaaaaagtccttttgTGCGCTTTTGCGCGTTGTAGCCAAAGACCCCCTTCTGGACgcgactgttgtttttttctttctctcttcttttttttctttctaatgaCATTTACCGGATCAAAACATGGTGTTAATTCGATCAGAAAGCTTCACCCTTGGCAAACAATGCCCGAATGAGTCCTTCCCAAGTTGGTTAAGTTGAGCGAAATTAGGGCAAATGAATAGGGGCGCGCAGGTGATGGAGGATCAGGGGGCCAGCTGCGTTCCgtcattcttcttctttctcgctctcttctttttattaaactttagaCCCAGTGCAACCATTCACTCCGCTCAATAGACATTTTCTTATAGGATAATAGGATACAAATTGAGCCGTCCAGAGGTGGTGGGTAGGGGGAAAAACCCATCATCACCATCGCTGTGGCGCAGGGCgcgcaaaaaaaagaaagaaaaaaaaaaaaaaggcggcGTGCCCGGAGTGTGTgcctgcatatgtgtgtgtgtgtgtgtgtctggaggCTATGCCAGGCCCAAGAGGTCCCCCGCATACACCTGCCGAGGCTTGGGAGTGTAAAACACACGCTTTGCGTGAAAGATCTCCGTGTCACCGAGTCGTGTGAACACAgcggagggaggaggaggaggacacaGAGACACTCGGGCTCCGCAAAAAAAGCGTCTACTGTCCAACACGGCGGAACAGCCTATTATAGGCTTTGCTTAATTACTTCAATGACAGCAGacaggctttaaaaaaaaaaaaatccgcgTAAACTGCGCCAAAAAAGGCTTGCGTCCCTAAACGCGCGCGTGCGTCCAGAGAAGCAGcgatatatttataaatattaagaaaataaaaaaagttagaCAGGGTACTAGCTACAAGTGTCCAACCCACAGCGTGTTCATGTTCCCGTCACTGTGCGTGTTTGTAAACAGTTTAAAGTTATAATCGGAAAGCAAAGCGCTCCTGAAATCCTACAAACGCACTGCAACGGTGCACGAGCACAAAGGAAAAAATGAGCACTAAACTTTCTTAGTCTCCGGGTTACAGGTCTGTTTTGTGTCTCATGTGTAAAGGGTACACTCGAGGCTCGAGTGAACAAAAGGTAtagtttagtaccctttttaTCTGAGAGTGTGCATtctatagatatatagatatatagatagatagatagatagatagatagatagatagatagatagatagacagacagggtACCTTTATATTATCAATAAAGGCACAAGAATTATGCACCGTAATCCACTTTTAAACGTACACTATAGATCACATTAGCACCTCGATcctgatgatgaggaggatgatgatggtgatgataaggaggaggatgaggatgatgatgaggaggatgatgatgaggaggttgatgatgaggaggttgatgatgaggaggttgatgaggatgaggataatgatgaggatgatgatgatgaggataatgatgaggatgatggtgatgaggatgaggaggatgatgatgaggatgatgatgatgaggaggttgatgaggatgatgatgatgatgatgatgaggataatgatgaggatgatggtgatgaggatgaggaggaggaggaggaggatgatgatgaggatgatgatgaggatgatggtgatgaggatgaggaggaggaggaggaggaggaggaggaggatgatgatgatcatgatgttgaggatgatggtgatgaggatgaggaggaggatgatgatgaggaggaggaggaggatgatgaggaggagattgatgaggatgatgatgatgatgaggatgatgatgatgaggatgatgatgatgaggatgacaATGAGGAGGAGgttgatgatgaggaggatgaggatgatgatgatgagaatgaggatgaggaggatgttgatgatgaggatgatgatgatgatgaggatgaggaggttgatgatgatgaggaggatgaggagaatgaggattgaggatgaggaggatgataaggatgatgatgaggaggttgatgatgatgaggaggatgaggagaatgaggattgaggatgaggaggatgatgatgaggaggatgaggatgatgatgaggaggatgaggagaatgataaggatgatgatgaggaggatgataaggatgatgatgaggaggatgaggagaatgaggattgaggatgaggaggatgatgatgaggaggatgaggatgatgatgatgagaatgaggatgaggaggttgatgatgatgaggatgatggtaCCACTAAGCGTGCATGTTTTGTATCTTTAGTAGctatgtatatctatctatatacctACCTTAGTACATAATTTTGTCATTAAGGGCTTCTAATGCACCTTTTAAGCTTTATTTTTTAGTTAATTAAATTGTTGGATTTAAATTGAAGGTGCACCACATGCATCCACCAGACGTTTCATTCCTGGTACCACACTATGGTTCGGAGAGTGTGCATTGCATTAGATCTTAGCTCAGTGTCTGAATGGTGATTAGGGTGCCGTTTTGGACACGATGGCACCAAAAAGCGCGCTCCGATTGAAACATGCGCCAACTAAGTGCTCACGTGCTCACGCACGAGGCAACGCTCTTACTAAAAACGTAGTCTGGCATGTAGGGCACGAGTCCACACCTATAAAGCCCGACTGGAAGGCAACCAGAAAGCGGGTTTCAGTCGCGCGCGCACTGACTGCGGTCTGCTCTCCGCGCGCTCTCGTCCCTTCAGATCCCTTCATCACGTGTGCATGAGACGGCCACGTGGATTAACAAAACAGCACTTGCCCCCCTTTCCTCACGCTCTCGAGCCCACGGTTtcaggccccccccccccttcacttTCTCTTTCAATTTAACTGATCCTATAAGCGAGcacattaaccaaaaaaaaaaaaaacccgagcTTTCTCGCCTTTAATCCCTGAGGAATCATTTGGGAGGCCATGCATGCGCACAATCCGCTTTATAAAGAGACCGgactccagacacacacacacccacacacacacatacacacccacacacacacctcagtctCAATCTCACTCTCTGACACAGGAACCTACAGTACTGTGCACAGCAACTTTCCTGGATCTCTGGCAACAATtgctttttatttgcatttccaagGAAATGATGGCTTCAAAGATGAAGGACCGGAAGGTAAGAGACCCTCCGAAATGCGCGCGCACGGCATGCGAACTCGAGTTGATCCTTTTGCGCacgttttatttaaaacaaacaaagaaacaaacaaacaaatcaaactaaCCAAACAAGTAGCTTTATTTTGTTGGATAACACATCACTACTAAGCTAATGAGGGTTCTTATTGGGGTTCTCTCAAACCCATTCAAGTTCCACGAACAAGGGTTCTGTCAGAGAGACAACCCAAACAAGAACTACAAAGGGAACCTTTTAGTCCCAGgaaccttttttaaatttattattattattattattatttagaaagatAAGAGTTATTAGAAACTGCGTCAAAAGGGTCGCGTCACAAACCGCGCGCATGCATCCGACCCAGCGCGTGCATGGAGCTGAAAATAGTGTACTGTAGTTTGCTATTTTATTCAAAAGCATTGCGACTGTATTGACTCGACACTTTCCACGATGCGTTTGAAAATgcgcaatttttaaaaattattattattattattattattatattaaaaaaggaAACCATCGCGTGAACATAAAGACCAAACGCACGCGCAATTCGGCCCCTGTTGCTCGGTGTCCTGCTCGTGCGATCAATAAATAGCctataatttaaatatattaattcgTGAACTTTAAATCAGAAATGGGAACATGTTACCCAAGCTGAATTACTAAATCTCGGAGATTAAAAATCTCTTCTCATCaataattttgttgttgttgttgttgttgagaaaATCTGTGAATGCCGTCAATAACGACTAGACAGTATGGACAAATTAATGCTGATGTTACATATTAGTTTAAAAGTAGCTTGTTCGGCCTGTATGTTGAGTGTGAAATGGCTATAGGAAAGTTCTATAAATCAGTCGGCACATTTAGACCAATTTAtagatataatatttaatattattacgAGAGAGACAAATCGTCAACTTTGGTGTTTTGGGAAATTTCACTTTGACATATTTAGTTCAATCACACAGCAACGCAAAACACATTAAGAGTTCTGCTATATGTGACAGTGGTACTTTAACActagaaatgttttaaatgacgAGTCATGTTATTAGTCTACTGTTATTCATTTAAGAGTTGCTTTTGGGAAGCACGTTTCAATACGTGGAGTGATTTTAGAAGAAAAATATTAAGCGCTCAGTGATATTAACGAGCTACATCACATCATTTCAGGGTCATTTGTAATGCGAGAACTCAAAAAATTGATGCAAAGCTCTTCATTAATGGCTTAATAAACTTTCCACCGCTCAATAATTTGCCGTTTTGGTCGTACGTCAAAGCAATCGACCGACGCGATCCAGCGACGCGACACGTACCAGTACCGCAGTTTGTTACTGCGGCTTTTCTATAgctaaaaatacatttgaaaaaagaCGACGGATCAGGCTACGTGAGTTTGCAGTGTTTTTCACTACGTTAACCGTTTTCCCGCAGAGAACTCCAGTCTCACACAAGGTGAtcgagaagaggaggagagaccGCATCAACCGCTGTCTGAATGAGCTCGGCAAAACCGTCCCCATGGCCCTGGCCAAACAGGTACCACACGATCACTGCACATTACTGGGAGAAAAAGTTCTgggagacaaacaaacaaacaaacaaacaaacaaacaacaacaccTATGCTGCGTTTAGTTTGtgtaactgttttatttttaatccatccatcctccttGAAGTATAATAAAGGATTATAATTAAAGCATGAACATATGCTGGAAGTATTAAACTAACCAGCGCTAAATTTATGGAATGGATTCAAGATAAAGTTCTCGAAATGTGTAATATATCGGTGATGTGCGTCAAAGTTAATCTAACATTTATAGAGtcggtgtttttatttatacaccaaaCGTGGAGATTTTTGCTTGCACGTGTCTTATCTGATCTCCTCTTCTCTTACAGAATTGTGGGAAGCTGGAGAAGGCAGAAATATTAGAGATGACCGTACAGTACCTGCGCGCTTTACATTCAGCCGACTTTCCCCGCGGGAGAGAAAAAGGTACGTCGCCGGACAAGTCCTCGTGCTCTCCGTCTCGCGTCTGTACTTCATCCAGGACAACCGAACATCGGCTATTTAATACGGTTTTAAAAGTTTTGGCTTGATTCATTGACCGATTGATTCAAATGAATCGACGCAACAATCACGAATCAGTTATTATCGGAAAagatgtgtgtaaaaaaaataacgtTTAGACGTACGTGTACATAATTTAACAGGCT of Ictalurus punctatus breed USDA103 chromosome 29, Coco_2.0, whole genome shotgun sequence contains these proteins:
- the helt gene encoding hairy and enhancer of split-related protein helt, with the translated sequence MRTIRFIKRPDSRHTHTHTHTYTPTHTPQSQSHSLTQEPTVLCTATFLDLWQQLLFICISKEMMASKMKDRKRTPVSHKVIEKRRRDRINRCLNELGKTVPMALAKQNCGKLEKAEILEMTVQYLRALHSADFPRGREKGELLSEFANYFHYGYHECMKNLVHYLTTVERTETKDNKYARILAFLQSKVVSEPVFGSRYESAFTSPEPVDFLCQLRSPPECHQNPSEPVFQQSHGGHLSWHGSALAYPQQHGLDHHHYMNFMSHTHSLHTTPHVAL